A stretch of the Aegilops tauschii subsp. strangulata cultivar AL8/78 chromosome 4, Aet v6.0, whole genome shotgun sequence genome encodes the following:
- the LOC109777697 gene encoding uncharacterized protein, with protein MPATASGGARAEEAASAPSVCSSAPFCMGTRPEELAARLAAGGPGGVGGPGAGRGEGGEGEHERVLALREIKNQIIGNRTKKLLYLRLGAVPAVVAALAEPGASPAALVQAAAAAGSFACGVDDGARAVLAAGAVGHLTRLLAHPDDKVVDACARALRMIYQSKQAPTFDVNNEKNMDFLLSLLDSENENVTELAANIISYSCNSNTEQLALCGAGVPQKLVSLFGGSMNLRDACLESMTAVIRNNWEVASRFASMDHGKAFRSIVALIHDRSPRTRLLACLCLIALGHASPCHFPDRQIKTKLILVLLELIEEPGHVGDEAPLALTTLIKDSVELQKQAFSTNAVAKLSNHLLANTLETRRAVTILLALAELCSKQEESRSQLMSGQVSTLILDALKHDCVDIRIAACSCLKNISRSSKVLSAGRLSCDTVIAPLVQLLYDSSTSVQIAALGAICNIAVNLTPRKSVLLHSGVVSQLVHLSKSMDPTLRLKSVLALRNIMFLMNPKDKDLILKELTVSTLSSLICDSEHSVQEQTLALVQNLLDGYVGSVNYVIGEDGMVINAISRQLNSASATGVCIQGMLVLANMAAGNELNKEAVMDVTVPHRADRIKPSFVVNFLQSKDKQLRVATLWCILNLIYPNSESSSTRVARLQNAGVISQVKNMINDPCLDCKLRVRMVLEHCLDNAAAGFM; from the exons ATGCCGgccacggcgagcggcggcgcgcgggcggaGGAGGCAGCGTCCGCGCCTTCGGTGTGTTCCTCCGCGCCTTTCTGCATGGGGACGCGGCCGGAGGAGCTCGCGGCCAGGCTGGCGGCCGGGGGCCCCGGCGGCGTCGGCGGACCAGGAGCAGGACGCGGagagggaggggagggggagCACGAGCGGGTGCTCGCGCTGCGCGAGATCAAGAACCAGATCATCGGGAACCGGACCAAGAAGCTCCTCTACCTCCGCCTGGGCGCCGTGCCGGCGGTCGTCGCGGCGCTGGCCGAGCCCGGCGCGTCTCCGGCCGCGCTCGTCCAGGCGGCGGCCGCGGCGGGGAGCTTCGCTTGCGGCGTAGACGACGGCGCGCGGGCCGTGCTTGCTGCTGGCGCCGTGGGGCACCTTACGCGGCTCCTCGCCCACCCCGACGACAAG GTTGTCGATGCATGTGCCCGTGCTCTCAGAATGATATATCAATCAAAACAAGCTCCAACATTTGATGTCAATAATGAGAAAAATATGGACTTTCTTCTTTCCCTTTTGGACAGCGAGAACGAAAATGTTACTGAGCTGGCTGCTAATATTATATCATACTCTTGCAATAGCAATACAGAACAATTAGCACTATGTGGTGCTGGAGTTCCACAGAAACTTGTTAGTCTTTTTGGAGGTTCTATGAATCTACGGGATGCTTGTTTAGAATCTATGACTGCAGTCATAAGAAATAACTGGGAAGTTGCTTCAAGGTTTGCATCAATGGATCACGGAAAAGCTTTCCGTTCAATAGTTGCGTTAATACACGATCGGAGCCCGCGCACAAGGCTACTTGCTTGTCTGTGCTTGATTGCACTTGGTCATGCTTCTCCCTGTCATTTTCCGGACAGACAAATTAAAACGAAGTTGATTCTGGTCTTACTTGAGCTCATTGAAGAACCTGGTCATGTGGGAGATGAGGCTCCCTTGGCACTAACTACCCTTATAAAGGACAGTGTGGAACTGCAGAAACAAGCCTTTTCAACAAATGCAGTTGCGAAGCTTAGCAACCATTTGTTAGCAAATACATTGGAGACAAGGCGGGCAGTGACCATATTGCTTGCTTTAGCTGAACTTTGCTCAAAACAAGAAGAGTCAAGATCTCAACTTATGTCAGGCCAG GTATCAACATTGATACTTGATGCGTTGAAGCACGATTGTGTGGATATTCGTATTGCAGCATGTTCATGCCTGAAGAATATTTCTAGGTCATCAAAG GTGCTTAGTGCGGGCCGCTTATCCTGTGATACAGTTATTGCCCCCTTAGTCCAGCTTTTGTACGACTCATCTACTTCAGTTCAG ATTGCTGCCCTGGGTGCTATTTGCAACATTGCAGTGAATTTAACACCCAGGAAATCGGTTCTTCTTCATTCTGGGGTCGTCTCCCAACTTGTTCATTTATCCAAGTCGATGGATCCAACATTGAGACTAAAATCTGTGTTGGCTCTGAGGAATATTATGTTCCTTATGAATCCCAAGGATAAAGACCTCATTCTGAAGGAGCTAACCGTATCTACTCTCTCAAGCCTCATATGCG ATTCTGAACATTCTGTTCAGGAACAGACCTTGGCGCTGGTACAGAATCTTCTTGATGGATATGTGGGCTCTGTTAACTACGTCATTGGTGAAGATGGCATGGTTATAAATGCAATCTCAAGACAACTGAACAGTGCGTCTGCCACAGGAGTTTGCATCCAG GGTATGTTGGTGCTTGCAAATATGGCAGCTGGGAATGAATTAAACAAGGAAGCTGTAATGGATGTTACTGTTCCTCACCGGGCAGATCGCATCAAACCATCTTTTGTGGTCAACTTCCTGCAGAGCAAGGATAAACAATTGAGAGTTGCAACCTTGTGGTGCATTCTGAACTTAATTTACCCAAACAGTGAATCTTCATCTACTCGAGTAGCCCGACTCCAAAATGCTGGTGTAATTTCACAAGTAAAAAACATGATAAATGACCCCTGCTTGGATTGCAAG CTTAGAGTACGTATGGTGCTTGAACACTGCTTAGACAATGCCGCTGCCGGTTTCATGTGA